Proteins encoded within one genomic window of Acinetobacter sp. WCHA55:
- a CDS encoding carbohydrate porin: protein MRQFSFSLFATAMCAWATVSHAEQMLDVHGQYLFGDWEGKRTELAQKGIKFEANALTDTNYLADGGHNAGASPNTASQFWLGTQFDLEKLAGWEGVTVRFVATARQGQSTSIRDLQDPSAPQLANVQATYGRGNQDSRLSELSIEKRFKEKGLSVKVGRLGLGADFDVMACDFVSNAFCAAQMGKWQGNIWMNTPVSQWGGRIKYQVIPEVATQIGVYEFNPDNGNGKAEGQGWSLDTEHADGVTIPVEVIWTPKTLFNGLAGSYRVGGIYNTADDPNNQYDVAYGKGVVGEDRTFAGWIAIEQQLTSTGAERQGLHGFANFTWHDRITNKVDNSQQVGLKYIGVFDQHPTDILGLGVNRVHLNERFTAGKAQYDASAEYNIELNYSYNATPWLMLRPNIQYVINSGSSHVVDNALVLGLGSRIIF, encoded by the coding sequence ATGCGACAGTTTTCTTTCTCCTTATTTGCAACAGCAATGTGTGCTTGGGCGACAGTGAGTCATGCGGAGCAGATGTTGGATGTACATGGCCAGTATTTGTTTGGTGACTGGGAGGGAAAACGAACTGAATTGGCGCAAAAAGGCATTAAGTTTGAAGCCAATGCTTTAACAGATACCAACTATTTGGCGGATGGCGGTCATAATGCCGGTGCAAGTCCAAATACCGCTTCACAGTTCTGGCTAGGCACACAATTTGATTTAGAGAAGCTAGCGGGCTGGGAAGGGGTCACTGTTCGTTTTGTTGCGACTGCGCGTCAAGGACAAAGTACCTCTATTCGCGATTTGCAGGATCCTTCTGCACCGCAATTAGCCAATGTACAAGCCACTTATGGCCGTGGCAACCAAGACAGCCGTTTGTCAGAGCTTTCGATTGAAAAGCGTTTTAAAGAAAAAGGGCTCAGTGTCAAAGTTGGGCGACTGGGTTTGGGGGCTGATTTTGATGTGATGGCGTGTGATTTTGTCAGTAATGCCTTTTGTGCCGCGCAAATGGGAAAATGGCAGGGCAATATCTGGATGAATACGCCAGTTTCACAATGGGGCGGTCGTATTAAGTACCAAGTGATTCCTGAAGTAGCAACGCAAATAGGGGTGTACGAATTCAATCCAGATAATGGTAATGGTAAAGCTGAAGGGCAAGGTTGGAGCTTAGACACAGAACATGCTGATGGTGTAACTATTCCAGTAGAAGTGATTTGGACACCGAAGACGCTGTTCAATGGTTTGGCGGGGAGCTATCGGGTCGGTGGGATCTATAACACAGCAGATGACCCAAACAATCAATATGATGTGGCTTATGGCAAAGGGGTGGTTGGCGAAGATCGGACGTTTGCAGGTTGGATTGCCATCGAACAGCAACTGACTTCAACGGGTGCAGAGCGCCAAGGTTTACATGGTTTTGCCAACTTTACATGGCATGATCGCATCACCAATAAAGTAGATAACTCACAACAAGTAGGGCTTAAATATATTGGCGTATTTGACCAGCATCCGACGGATATTTTAGGTTTGGGAGTGAATCGTGTACACCTGAATGAGCGATTCACTGCGGGTAAGGCACAGTATGATGCAAGCGCGGAATACAATATTGAACTGAACTATAGCTATAACGCTACGCCATGGTTAATGCTGCGTCCCAACATCCAATATGTGATCAACTCAGGTTCAAGCCATGTGGTGGATAATGCTTTGGTTTTGGGGCTAGGCAGCCGCATTATTTTCTAA
- a CDS encoding IS30 family transposase produces MNYTHLTQEERYQIYTLLREGFSKRYIAWRLNRSPSTISREIKRNRARNGYFAKHANKVARRRHCPNPKRIPCEMWAHVISYLDLQWSPEQIASHVPVSLHSIYRFIRQDKNNGGTLFHHLRFRNQRKRKYGSPETRGQLSNRKSIHDRPIEIERRNRFGDLEIDTIVGKNHQQSLVSIVDRKTGYLWLKKCSSRKAEEICQTTISLLKPIKDQLKTITADNGKEFSLHKYVAQELELDWYFADPYSAWQRGTNENTNGLIRQYIKKGSNLNAYTDEYISEITQRLNHRPRKRLSFKSPSQVLWQQHGVALQMLI; encoded by the coding sequence ATGAACTATACTCATCTTACCCAAGAAGAACGATATCAGATTTATACATTGTTACGTGAAGGTTTTTCTAAACGTTATATCGCTTGGAGACTGAATCGTTCACCTTCAACCATTTCTAGAGAAATCAAACGTAATCGAGCTAGAAATGGCTATTTCGCTAAACATGCCAATAAAGTAGCTCGAAGACGACATTGTCCTAATCCTAAAAGAATCCCTTGTGAAATGTGGGCACATGTCATCTCTTATCTTGATCTTCAATGGAGTCCTGAACAGATTGCTTCTCATGTTCCAGTCAGTTTGCATTCAATTTATCGCTTTATACGACAGGATAAAAACAATGGCGGTACACTCTTTCATCACCTACGTTTCAGAAATCAAAGAAAGAGGAAATACGGCTCTCCTGAAACCCGTGGTCAGCTGAGTAATCGTAAAAGCATTCATGACAGACCTATCGAGATTGAGCGGCGGAATCGCTTTGGTGATCTGGAAATAGATACGATTGTTGGTAAGAACCATCAGCAATCATTGGTCTCTATTGTGGATCGGAAGACAGGTTATTTATGGCTGAAAAAGTGTAGCTCACGCAAGGCAGAGGAAATTTGCCAAACAACCATCAGCCTTCTTAAGCCAATCAAAGATCAGCTAAAGACTATTACCGCAGATAATGGTAAGGAGTTCAGTCTGCATAAGTATGTTGCTCAAGAATTAGAACTAGACTGGTATTTTGCTGATCCTTATAGCGCTTGGCAACGAGGCACGAATGAAAATACAAATGGTTTAATCAGACAATACATTAAAAAAGGCAGTAATTTAAATGCCTATACGGATGAATATATCTCAGAAATCACTCAACGTTTAAATCATCGCCCAAGAAAAAGACTCAGCTTTAAAAGTCCGAGTCAGGTATTATGGCAACAACATGGTGTTGCACTTCAAATGCTAATCTAA
- a CDS encoding tetratricopeptide repeat protein, whose product MKKIVLASLIALSSQFALAATTQDTTNPEFAKIEEMVKANNMTGAYQALEKLAKSGNPQAMYNLAYLTQTGQGTAKNEKKAIQLYQDAANKGYPVAHYVLAKNYVTGTLGLPQDINKAKQHFEAASKLGFDDATVEYAVLLFSENKPESEKLALKKLEPLVKKGNYQAIHAQALYDISTGFKNKQEAPIQKGLDSIQDLAKKGYIPALMAVGNMFANGNIIPQNLPEAKKIFTALAKENVPQAKESLAQVETMMANQAKSPATAAVKK is encoded by the coding sequence ATGAAGAAAATCGTACTTGCAAGCTTAATTGCTCTTTCTAGCCAGTTTGCACTTGCAGCCACCACCCAAGATACGACCAACCCCGAATTTGCCAAAATTGAAGAAATGGTCAAAGCCAACAATATGACAGGGGCATATCAAGCTTTAGAAAAACTGGCGAAATCTGGCAACCCACAAGCCATGTATAACTTGGCGTATTTGACGCAAACAGGCCAAGGCACGGCGAAAAATGAGAAGAAAGCCATTCAACTCTACCAAGATGCGGCAAACAAAGGCTACCCTGTTGCACACTATGTGCTTGCGAAAAACTATGTCACTGGCACTTTAGGCTTACCGCAAGATATCAACAAAGCCAAACAACACTTTGAAGCTGCATCTAAACTCGGCTTTGATGACGCAACCGTTGAATATGCTGTGCTGTTATTTTCTGAAAATAAACCAGAGTCTGAAAAGTTAGCCCTTAAGAAACTTGAGCCTTTGGTGAAAAAAGGCAACTATCAAGCTATTCATGCACAAGCCTTGTACGACATCAGCACAGGTTTTAAAAACAAACAAGAAGCGCCGATTCAAAAAGGCCTCGACAGCATTCAAGACTTAGCTAAAAAAGGTTACATTCCAGCCCTAATGGCCGTGGGCAATATGTTTGCCAATGGCAATATTATTCCGCAGAACCTACCAGAGGCGAAGAAAATTTTTACTGCCTTAGCCAAAGAAAATGTGCCGCAGGCTAAAGAGTCATTAGCGCAGGTTGAAACTATGATGGCGAATCAAGCCAAGTCCCCTGCAACAGCAGCAGTCAAAAAATAA
- a CDS encoding NADH:flavin oxidoreductase/NADH oxidase → MPLLFQPIQFGDLSLTNKIVIAPMCQYSANDAGELSYWHEQQWANYALSGAGLCIVEATAVQAVGRISFADLGLWNDLQRAQMKALLQKVKTLSPMPFAIQLAHAGRKASTDRPWSGKGQIKPNEFHGWQTVSASDVPFKPEEHAPHALSVAEMQDIIDDFSSAAVRAVDAGFELIELHAAHGYLLHQFMSPLANRRTDEYGGSFENRIRFTLEVFQAIKQAVPENYPVGVRLSATDWMESTATESWDIDSTVGLSKALEQLGAAYIHVSSGGLHVEQDIQIKAKYQVPFAHAVKQAVQIPVIAVGLITEAKQAEHILEAQEADAIGLARAMLYDPRWPWHAAAELGGKVSIAPQYLRCQPHGIKDLFSAF, encoded by the coding sequence ATGCCATTATTATTTCAACCCATTCAATTTGGGGATTTAAGCTTAACAAATAAAATCGTGATTGCGCCCATGTGCCAATATTCAGCCAATGATGCGGGTGAGCTGAGCTATTGGCATGAGCAACAATGGGCCAATTATGCTTTGTCAGGTGCGGGCTTATGTATTGTTGAAGCGACAGCTGTACAAGCGGTAGGACGGATTAGTTTTGCGGACTTAGGACTGTGGAATGATTTGCAACGTGCGCAAATGAAAGCCTTACTTCAAAAAGTCAAAACACTCTCTCCAATGCCTTTTGCCATTCAACTGGCACATGCAGGGCGTAAAGCATCGACCGATCGCCCTTGGTCGGGAAAAGGTCAGATCAAACCGAATGAATTCCATGGCTGGCAAACGGTGTCTGCCAGTGATGTGCCTTTTAAGCCTGAAGAGCATGCACCCCATGCTTTGAGTGTGGCGGAGATGCAAGACATCATTGACGACTTTTCTAGCGCCGCTGTACGTGCAGTAGATGCAGGTTTTGAGTTGATTGAGCTACATGCAGCTCATGGTTATTTGCTACATCAGTTTATGTCACCACTTGCGAACCGACGGACTGATGAATATGGCGGAAGCTTTGAAAACCGCATTCGATTTACCTTAGAGGTGTTCCAAGCCATTAAACAAGCCGTTCCTGAAAACTATCCCGTGGGTGTGCGTTTATCTGCAACTGACTGGATGGAGTCGACCGCAACAGAAAGTTGGGACATTGATTCAACGGTAGGTCTATCCAAGGCATTGGAGCAACTGGGTGCGGCTTATATCCATGTTTCAAGTGGCGGCTTGCATGTTGAGCAAGACATTCAGATTAAGGCCAAATATCAAGTACCTTTTGCTCATGCAGTGAAACAAGCGGTGCAAATTCCAGTCATTGCAGTGGGATTGATTACAGAAGCCAAGCAGGCTGAACATATTTTAGAAGCGCAAGAAGCCGATGCAATTGGTCTGGCGCGTGCCATGTTGTATGACCCAAGATGGCCGTGGCATGCAGCAGCAGAACTGGGTGGGAAAGTCTCTATCGCACCACAGTATTTACGGTGTCAGCCACATGGGATCAAAGATTTGTTTTCTGCGTTCTAA
- a CDS encoding AEC family transporter, translated as MIFSVIFPVFFLLFLGFISVKIQLLAKEQMTAISAFVIKIALPALLLHALASKDLHEIWYPSYFFVYAVVTFGLFISAFILGQKLFNNHFTHASVFSLGASMSNTGLLGAAILTLLMGSEAMIYISLVVIIESVFLVPLMLTLAEIGRQRQANVASILKTTFLTLFKNPLFLSVIIGMSCAMFEIKIPHLIDQVFAMLGQTASPLALFIIGGGMVGLTIQSFNLQTVYLVVSKNICMPLLVYLGLTYLTALDQKMIYAGTLIAALPMPSLFGIFGQVYGLNEKALTPLMISTLLSFMVVSVLIGIWW; from the coding sequence ATGATTTTCTCGGTAATTTTTCCAGTATTTTTCCTGCTCTTTCTTGGCTTTATTTCAGTCAAAATTCAATTGCTTGCTAAAGAGCAAATGACTGCAATCAGTGCTTTTGTCATCAAAATTGCGTTACCTGCTTTATTGCTGCACGCCTTGGCATCAAAGGACCTGCATGAAATTTGGTATCCGTCCTATTTCTTTGTTTATGCAGTTGTGACTTTTGGTTTATTCATTTCGGCTTTTATTCTCGGTCAAAAGCTTTTTAATAATCACTTTACCCACGCTTCAGTCTTCTCACTGGGTGCATCTATGTCCAATACAGGCTTATTGGGAGCCGCTATTTTGACGTTGCTGATGGGGAGTGAAGCGATGATTTATATTTCATTGGTGGTGATCATTGAAAGTGTATTTTTGGTTCCATTGATGCTCACTTTGGCTGAAATAGGCCGACAAAGGCAAGCCAATGTTGCTTCCATTTTAAAGACTACATTTCTTACGTTATTTAAAAACCCATTGTTCTTGTCGGTGATAATCGGCATGAGCTGTGCGATGTTTGAAATTAAAATTCCGCATTTAATCGACCAAGTGTTTGCAATGTTAGGTCAGACTGCCTCGCCTTTAGCCTTGTTTATTATTGGTGGTGGAATGGTCGGTCTCACTATTCAGTCTTTTAACCTGCAAACGGTTTATCTGGTGGTGTCTAAAAATATTTGTATGCCACTCTTGGTCTATTTAGGACTGACCTATTTGACTGCATTGGACCAAAAGATGATTTATGCAGGGACCTTGATTGCAGCCTTACCGATGCCATCTCTATTTGGTATTTTTGGGCAAGTGTATGGTTTGAATGAAAAAGCACTCACTCCACTGATGATTAGCACGCTGTTGAGCTTTATGGTGGTCAGCGTCTTGATTGGTATTTGGTGGTAA
- a CDS encoding peptidylprolyl isomerase, with amino-acid sequence MKTAIVRHILVKDKDLAEQLKKKIHDGADFAKIAKQYSTCNSAKRGGELGEVKKGQLVPVIDKLVFSAAEKVLHGPIKSQFGFHLLEIKFRMDF; translated from the coding sequence ATGAAAACTGCTATTGTTCGTCATATTTTGGTCAAAGACAAAGACCTCGCTGAACAACTGAAAAAGAAAATCCACGATGGCGCCGATTTCGCCAAAATTGCCAAGCAATATTCCACCTGTAACTCAGCTAAACGCGGTGGTGAACTGGGGGAAGTCAAAAAAGGCCAATTGGTGCCTGTAATTGATAAACTGGTTTTTAGTGCAGCTGAAAAAGTACTACATGGCCCCATAAAGAGCCAATTTGGTTTTCATTTATTAGAAATTAAATTCCGTATGGATTTTTAA
- a CDS encoding YgfZ/GcvT domain-containing protein, with product MSDLAFSSFTLIGVDALKFLQGQVTVNVEALAENTTQYTAICDLKGRIHFGLWLTKRNPEHFEIVTTQDQSEEFAKHIKKFGAFSKMKLEPVGSVFPTFTQDRTTFSAEPTDIAAWQVQAITHGEAFIDQTIEHVFQPQELRLHQREGVHYNKGCYLGQEVIARLWFKAKPKAWLHLIQGTGSSPAQAEQLNKGIQVVNSAAIDSGYVALVVARPESLSELDVTVLDLPEHLNGDVARPA from the coding sequence ATGAGCGATCTAGCTTTCTCCTCTTTCACTTTAATTGGTGTAGATGCACTCAAATTTTTACAAGGTCAAGTAACGGTCAACGTTGAAGCTTTAGCTGAAAATACAACGCAATACACCGCCATTTGTGACTTGAAAGGCCGTATCCACTTTGGTTTGTGGCTAACAAAACGTAATCCTGAGCACTTTGAAATTGTCACCACTCAAGACCAGTCGGAAGAGTTTGCGAAACACATTAAAAAGTTTGGTGCTTTCTCTAAAATGAAACTTGAACCTGTGGGTTCAGTTTTTCCGACCTTTACGCAAGATCGTACCACTTTCTCTGCTGAACCTACCGATATTGCAGCATGGCAAGTGCAAGCCATTACTCATGGTGAAGCGTTTATCGACCAAACCATTGAGCATGTATTTCAACCTCAAGAGCTTCGTTTACACCAACGCGAAGGCGTGCACTATAACAAAGGGTGTTACTTGGGTCAGGAAGTGATTGCGCGTTTATGGTTTAAAGCCAAACCCAAAGCGTGGTTGCATTTAATTCAGGGTACAGGCAGTTCGCCTGCGCAAGCTGAACAGTTGAATAAAGGTATTCAAGTGGTGAACAGCGCTGCAATCGATAGCGGTTATGTCGCATTGGTGGTAGCACGTCCTGAGTCTTTGAGCGAACTGGATGTGACAGTTTTAGACTTACCAGAACACTTAAATGGTGATGTAGCAAGACCAGCTTAA
- a CDS encoding PQQ-dependent sugar dehydrogenase, which translates to MIKIFSILFICLISSMAVLAGQPNLVPHQINLKNGKGFSLNLPANYEIIPAAEGLKRVRFFSKAPDGRMFVTDMHDLTDNQKGIVYILDEWSAETGKFGKIIPYMTGLKNPNSVQFYTDSQGQDWLYLAETHQLTRQKFTQGEIKPTAKAEVLATFPDYGLSYKYGGWHLTRTIAVGGNGKIYVSVGSSCNACVEKEKVRATVLEMNPDGSEQKVFATGLRNAVGLRWVGKFLFGTNQGADHLGKHKPDETFYALKRDADYGWPSCYSSNGQIFADPKFKRGSGCKNVPAPYAYFPSHSSALGFDYFDHPDTDEVIKNSFLVALHGSTDATIGHGYKIVIMRKGQKLQIFMDGFLVGKNVYGRPADIYRIDANSFYFSDDKGGVIYYVRKKDTSSL; encoded by the coding sequence ATGATAAAAATATTCTCAATCTTATTCATATGCTTAATTAGTTCAATGGCAGTTTTAGCAGGGCAGCCCAATCTTGTTCCTCATCAAATCAACTTGAAAAATGGGAAGGGTTTTTCTCTAAATCTCCCCGCAAATTACGAAATCATTCCTGCGGCTGAAGGTTTAAAACGCGTTCGTTTTTTTAGCAAAGCACCTGACGGTAGAATGTTTGTAACGGATATGCACGATTTGACTGACAATCAAAAAGGCATCGTTTATATTTTGGATGAATGGAGTGCTGAAACGGGAAAATTCGGCAAAATTATTCCTTATATGACGGGGTTAAAAAATCCAAATTCAGTCCAGTTTTATACCGATTCTCAAGGACAGGATTGGTTGTATTTAGCTGAAACGCATCAGCTCACCCGACAGAAATTTACTCAAGGTGAAATAAAACCCACGGCCAAAGCTGAAGTTTTAGCGACGTTTCCTGATTATGGCTTAAGTTATAAATATGGGGGCTGGCATCTAACACGAACTATAGCCGTAGGTGGGAACGGAAAAATTTATGTTTCCGTGGGTTCGAGTTGTAATGCTTGTGTCGAGAAAGAAAAAGTCAGAGCAACTGTTTTAGAAATGAATCCCGATGGTTCGGAACAAAAGGTTTTTGCCACAGGTTTACGAAATGCAGTGGGTTTGAGATGGGTGGGTAAATTTTTATTTGGTACCAATCAAGGTGCGGACCATTTAGGTAAACATAAACCTGATGAAACTTTTTATGCACTCAAGCGTGATGCAGATTATGGTTGGCCATCTTGCTATTCGTCCAATGGTCAAATTTTTGCAGATCCAAAATTCAAACGTGGCTCAGGCTGTAAAAATGTGCCAGCTCCCTATGCCTATTTCCCCTCACATTCATCTGCACTTGGTTTTGATTATTTTGACCATCCAGACACAGATGAGGTCATCAAAAATTCTTTTTTAGTGGCGTTGCATGGTTCTACGGATGCCACAATTGGTCATGGCTACAAAATTGTGATTATGCGTAAAGGGCAAAAATTACAGATATTTATGGATGGTTTTTTAGTAGGTAAAAATGTGTATGGTCGACCTGCGGATATTTACCGTATAGATGCAAATTCATTTTATTTTTCAGATGATAAGGGCGGTGTGATTTACTATGTGAGGAAGAAAGATACCTCATCACTTTAA
- the mutM gene encoding bifunctional DNA-formamidopyrimidine glycosylase/DNA-(apurinic or apyrimidinic site) lyase, with amino-acid sequence MPELPEVETTKASLTPLLDQQVHSIEIRQSSLRWPIPTDLNKLVGQRLIQLKRRSKYILAVFEQDTMLWHLGMSGSFRICEVGETLRKHDHLIIRFEDVELRYHDPRRFGCILWLDEYSQTKLIDTLGPEPLSDDFNAEYLSQKLKNKQVGIKVAIMDNHVVVGVGNIYATESLFNLGIHPAQVASSLTFSQIEKLVVEIKRILQQAIDLGGSTLRDYSNAMGENGYFQQTLLAYGRAGEMCVNCETTLENIKLGQRASVFCPECQPLKKVQSKPKATARGKTK; translated from the coding sequence ATGCCAGAATTACCAGAAGTTGAAACCACCAAAGCCAGTTTAACGCCGCTATTAGATCAACAAGTACATAGTATTGAAATTCGCCAGTCGAGCCTGCGCTGGCCGATTCCCACAGATCTCAACAAACTGGTAGGGCAGCGTTTAATTCAACTCAAACGACGCTCTAAATACATTTTGGCCGTTTTTGAACAAGACACTATGCTTTGGCATTTGGGCATGTCAGGGAGTTTCCGTATTTGTGAGGTGGGTGAAACCCTGCGTAAACACGATCATTTGATTATTCGTTTTGAAGATGTCGAGCTACGCTACCATGATCCGCGCCGCTTCGGCTGTATTTTATGGTTGGATGAATATTCGCAAACCAAGCTAATCGATACCCTTGGACCTGAACCACTGAGTGATGATTTTAACGCTGAATATTTAAGTCAAAAGTTGAAAAACAAACAGGTCGGCATAAAAGTTGCAATCATGGATAATCATGTGGTGGTTGGTGTCGGAAATATCTATGCCACAGAGAGTTTGTTTAATTTGGGCATACACCCTGCGCAAGTGGCGTCTAGTTTAACATTCAGCCAAATTGAGAAATTGGTGGTCGAGATTAAACGTATTTTGCAGCAGGCCATCGATTTAGGTGGTTCTACCCTGCGAGACTATTCCAATGCGATGGGTGAAAATGGCTACTTTCAACAAACCTTATTGGCTTATGGCCGAGCAGGAGAAATGTGTGTGAACTGCGAAACCACGCTTGAAAACATTAAACTGGGGCAGCGTGCTTCTGTGTTTTGTCCCGAATGCCAACCACTAAAAAAAGTGCAATCTAAGCCCAAAGCCACAGCTCGAGGAAAAACCAAATGA